One window of Branchiostoma lanceolatum isolate klBraLanc5 chromosome 6, klBraLanc5.hap2, whole genome shotgun sequence genomic DNA carries:
- the LOC136437507 gene encoding zinc transporter ZIP1-like has product MDLIYVQVLTLFGLLFSCLASSLIPLALARRASKVTTLSNTLKSRFLSNVNSFVGGVLLATYFLHLLPEVREDLEILHGYGIEILHHYPMAEAVTCLGFLIVHLIDGLTPHCSPQEQSSAQDERQDRYRRREYHSNEAYAHDENVIEIEEMREESSKTDNGTIKPSEDEQTTEPSDSSVVSHKDSSGMSEVHTILLLVALSVHGALEGVAIGLQPTQADLLWLFFVVVVHKCIIALSLGLNVAAGPLSWPYKIVTCVVFSTSGPIGQGIGLVVTKTDAGGLVTGILQGVATGTLVHVTFMEVLASDMKSKTSNLLNVLSVFIGFALIAGLTFLPHGDH; this is encoded by the coding sequence ATGGACCTGATCTACGTACAAGTTCTGACGTTGTTCGGacttctattttcatgtttgGCGTCGTCCTTGATCCCACTGGCGCTGGCACGGAGGGCGTCCAAAGTGACAACGCTAAGCAACACACTCAAGTCTCGCTTTCTTAGCAATGTCAACAGCTTCGTTGGGGGAGTTTTACTTGCAACATATTTTCTTCACCTGCTGCCAGAAGTCAGGGAGGACCTTGAGATCCTGCACGGATACGGAATCGAGATCTTACACCACTACCCCATGGCGGAAGCGGTGACGTGCCTCGGGTTTTTAATCGTTCACCTGATCGACGGTTTGACACCCCATTGCTCACCCCAAGAGCAAAGTTCGGCCCAAGACGAGCGTCAGGATCGATATCGACGTCGAGAATATCACAGCAATGAGGCGTATGCACATGATGAGAACGTGATAGAGATAGAGGAGATGAGGGAGGAATCCAGTAAAACGGACAACGGGACCATCAAACCTTCGGAAGATGAACAAACCACAGAGCCATCGGACAGTTCTGTGGTCTCACATAAGGACAGTTCCGGTATGAGTGAGGTGCACACAATTCTGCTTCTAGTCGCTTTAAGCGTTCATGGGGCGTTAGAAGGGGTAGCAATCGGTCTCCAACCCACACAAGCAGATCTCCTGTGGCTGTTCTTCGTAGTTGTCGTCCACAAATGCATCATAGCCCTAAGTCTTGGGCTAAACGTCGCAGCCGGTCCCCTGTCATGGCCCTATAAGATCGTGACATGCGTAGTTTTCAGCACATCGGGTCCTATAGGACAGGGCATCGGTCTCGTGGTAACCAAAACGGACGCCGGCGGTCTCGTCACCGGTATTTTACAGGGGGTGGCTACGGGAACTCTGGTACATGTCACTTTCATGGAGGTTCTGGCCAGCGACATGAAAAGCAAAACTAGCAATTTGCTAAATGTGCTGTCTGTCTTCATCGGATTCGCCCTCATCGCAGGGTTGACTTTCCTGCCGCATGGTGATCACTGA